The Acipenser ruthenus chromosome 45, fAciRut3.2 maternal haplotype, whole genome shotgun sequence sequence GGTCAAATcctgtttttttcaattccaatacctttttaaaattccaattattagtcttattattaaactcatagtaaaaccaggaacggatcaaactgctatgcagtgggagtcttctttccaccTCTGGATAATTACTGCAGTCCTTAGTTGTCCTCTTGCCTGGCAGCCCTGTGTCTCTGTGGTTTCAGGAGATCTGAAGGCGCTCAGGAGCTGGTTTGAGCGTGTGTGTGCAGTGGCAGCCTGCAGGAAAGCAGTGGAGTTAATCCTGAAGGGGAAAGGGCTGCAGGCTTTGAAACCGTACCTCCAGAAACAGCCAGCCCCCTCCCAAAGAGCAGAAACACCAGCCAGCAACGAGCCAGAGGTACTGCCGGACCATAGCCAGCAACACCGCAATGCAGACTGAGCCAGTCCAGAGATAGAGGAGGGCCAACCAATGCTACCCCCCTGCCTTTAGCTCTTACTAGCTAACGGAAAAGGATTGCATTGTGTCAGGGGGGTACTTCCTTCTAGAGCATTAACAAGAGCGCCCCCTTGTGTTTTGTCTGCCAGGGGGGTGAGTCAGCGGATAGAGTCCTGACCGAAGAGGAGATTGGAGCTGCCGCTGAATCCTGGAGTAAAGGACTGTCTGCCTGGCCCAAGCCCAAACCAATCGAGCACcctgtgtgagtctgtctgtctgtctgtctgtctaattggacgctgttttcaaatgaaaacactgttttaacTAAACCGATTATTCAAAGAAATCAGGCGCTGACAGTCAGGTGAGGGACTCGGGTGTGGATGTGACTGATTTACCTTTTAGAGTGAAGAAACGGCTGCAGGAATCTGTGgcgatcgctgcttttcttagactctgtggagaacagcgatccacacaaacccaagcagctgtttctccgtttcacttggaatggtaaattagcccagtcCACACCGgcgaccctcacctgtggagagcttgattTGAATAGTCTCTTCTTGCAGCTCTAGTTCTTAGTGTGCTTTGGTGTCTAAGCCTgacctgctggttttgcctccagcCTCCCTCAGCCCAACGAGAAGAACGTTCTGATCACCAGTGCCCTGCCCTACGTCAACAACGTGCCTCACCTGGGGAACATCATCGGCTGCGTGCTGAGCGCCGACGTCTTCGCAAGGTGGGGACCCTGCCCTGATCACCCCACAGCTCTTACTGCCGTCTGTAGAGGGCTCAgatgtggagttttgaaagaaacacatattctTATTTTACAAAACTTCAAGAAATGCTTTTTAGGTAGTGTTGCACACTCTAGGGCACCTGCAGGGTGAAACACTCCAGCATTGGATTGCATCAAAGACTTATTTTTCCGACTAATCCCGGGCGTATCCATGGATAGGTGGTTGGTGCAATCCAGGGGGactctccagtgctgtatctCGGCTTCATTTTCATTAGAAtctgtgtttaaagttatggatagaTCTGGATAGGTGGAATGCCAGTCTATACAATAATCAAAAGCCTACGAAAACCCTAAACCTTGTTTTTCAACTGCTAAGCCAATCATAACTTGACATTGACTTGAACGCTGGTACCACCCAGGTCCTGTTCATGAACAGTATTGGGTGCTGACGCTGGTGAAGCAGTGGCTGGTTTCTTCacagagctgtctgtctgtctgtctgtctgttgctcCGCAGGTTCTGTCGGCTGCGGAACTGGACCACGCTGTTTGTGTGCGGCACGGACGAGTACGGCACTGCCACAGAGACCAAGGCCCTGGAGGAGGGGCTGAGCCCCCAGCAGATCTGTGACAAGTACCACGCCGTCCACGCGCACATCTACCAGTGGTTCGGCATCTCTTTCGACCACTTTGGCAGGACCACCACCCAGCGGCAGACAGAGTGAGGAGGGGCTGCACCAGAGGGGGTCCCAAACCTGGTGCTCGGTTTAATTCGGGGAGCCCTCTTTTAGAAGTGAAATTCTTACTTATCTAATATATCGGATCATGATTCAGGGAACACTCCCATTGCCTAGCAGTTTGATCCTTTCCAAGTTTATTAAGAGACACCTGAGctggttacctatacactggctaatcaagctgtgcaataggagtcttatttccatccctgtagtatGTGACAGATAGACAGGCATGATCTGTGCATCAGGGTGCCCATTGTTTGGAAGGAGGACCCTACAAAATGCAGCCCCTGTAAAAGCCATGCCCTGACCGGGGTGTTTGTGTTCAGGATCTCTCAGGATATCTTCCGGAGGTTGCTGGACAGGGACTTCCTGCTGCAGGACACGGTGGAGCAGCTGCGGTGTGAAAGCTGTCAGAAGTTCCTGGCTGACCGCTTCGTGGAGGGAACCTGTCCCTTCTGTAACTATGAGGAGGCACGCGGAGACCAGTGTGACAAGTGTGGCAAACTCATCAACGCCACTGAGCTCAAGGTAGGGCTTTCAAATCCCTCCCGTTTTCCATTGTCATCTTTACATGAGGTACTGTATCGTACTTGGAAGCATGTATTTCAAAATCTGATATAGAAACGTGTGAAAATGTTCGACCGCTCTGtgcttttaattaggcatcttaaacaacttctgaaaagtctcatgcattttaccatttgtggctgtgttccTTTTATCTTACTGTGTTCAATTAATTGCTTGTGTGGCTTACTAAAGTCTAAATTAGACCATCaccaatttgcctattttgacaattttccaagattttcagctacagtggtttgatttcataagcaccacaaatcaaaactacagaagcaatggggtgttctaatacagaagcaatggggtgttctgatacagaagcaatggggtgttctgatacagaagcaatggggtgttctgatacagaagcaatggggtgttctgatacagaagcaatggggtgttctgatacagaagcaatggggtgttctgatacagaagcaatggggtgttctgatacagaagcaatggggtgttctgatacagaagcaatggggtgttctgatacagaagcaatggggtgttctgatacagaagcaatggggtgttctgatacagaagcaatggggtgttctgatacagaagcagtggggtgttctgatacagaagcaatggggtgttctgatacagaagcaatggggtgttctaatacagaagcaatggggtgttctgatacagaagcaatggggtgctctgatacagaagcaagggggtgctctgatacagaagcaatgggggtgTTCTGATACGTTTCAAGAAATGCTTCTTGAATGAAGAAATGGTGTGTTTGtttagcaacttttttttttttcttccgcaGAATCCTCAGTGCAAGATCTGCAAAGGAACTCCTGTTGTCAAATCCTCCAAGCATCTCTTCCTTGACCTACCAAAGGTACACCGGGCAAAACGCCTGATGCAGCGTTGTGTCCGAACCTCTCTGTGTGGTTTGAGGGCTGAGGGTAACTAGGGATGTTGGCTTCTGTTTGATTTCCTAAACATCTCACATATTGCAAATCCATTCAAAAAGTCTTGATGAAAAGCCACCAATCAGGGTGAGATGCTACACTGTGATGTTAAACTATTGACATCCCTGATGGTAATATCTGTTTTCCCTCCACAGTTGGAAGCCCGCTTGGTGAAGTGGCTGGAGGACTCCATGGTCTCTGGCAACTGGACCCCCAACGCTCGCTTCATCGCTCGCTCGTGGATCCGTGACGGCCTCAAGCCACGCTGCATCACCCGAGACCTCAAGTGGGGCATCCCTGTGCCCCTGGAGGAATTCAAGGATAAAGTACGCCTCTATTAATCCGCTCAGTGGAACTGCACACAATGGCTCTCCCAAACCCGGTGCATACCCTTGAGGTCACTTGACTAGGGCTTTTCGTTGCCGTTTAAGATCAAActaagccctgcaggtgtcctctTGAGCTCTCTgagcacctggccagtagggtccctGACAATTGTGCTTCCCCCAACCCCTGAGAGCGCTAGATCCAAGTGCAGCGCTCCCTGTGAAATCAAATGCCTTCTTTACCTTCTGCTCCAGGTGTTTTATGTCTGGTTTGACGCCCCAATCGGGTACCTGTCCATCACTGCCAACTACACCGACCAATGGGAGAGATGGTGGAAAAACCCCGAGCAGGTGAGAGAGAAGCTAcatgccagtgtgtgtgtgtgagagatgcGTACCTGCCCTGGAGTTTGACCTGCCTCTGTCTGCGCTGTACTGAGTGTGTGTGTTCCTCTGCTCCACAGGTACAGCTGTATAACTTCATGGCGAAGGACAATGTCCCATTCCACAGTGTGGTCTTCCCCTGTTCACTGCTGGGAGCTGAGGATAACTACACCCTGGTCAACCACCTCATAGCCACAGGTACAACCGCGTCAGCAATGAGACTCAAACTTCATGCAGCGGGTTTTGCCTTGTGTTTCATGCCTTCTAGTTTCTTATGCTGCTCCCAGTGCTGCAGGGCTCCACTGATCAGCGCAGTCTCTAATCCAATCGGATTGCCGGTTCCTAACAGTGGCCAGGCAGTGGATGATACTAGGAGTTGACACTGAAGCAGGCGCAGTCCTAAACGTTTGTCTGCTCTGCCTCGGTGTGCAGCCCACTGATTGCAAGACTCTGCGTCTGCTCTGCTTTGTAGAATACCTGAACTACGAGGATGGGAAGTTCTCAAAGAGCCGCGGTGTGGGTGTGTTTGGAGACATGGCGAAGGAGACGGGGATCCCGGCTGATATCTGGCGCTTCTACCTGCTGTTCATCCGCCCGGAGGGGCAGGACAGCTCGTTCTCCTGGAGCGACCTGCTGCTGAAGAACAACTCGGAGCTGCTCAACAACCTGGGCAACTTTATCAACAGGTACAGAGCTGGGGGCACCGGAGCTAGACTTGGTGCTGGGCAGTATTTTAATGAGGTCCTACGTTATATAAGTAAGCTAATCTTGGAATTGTTTCCAATTCTGTTTAAATATAACACTGAAATATGCAAGATACTAACAATTTTCATGTAGCAGTTACATAGGAAGATTAGTGTCTGATGTCGTGGTCTGCAGGCACAGTTGGATGTCCTGAGATGAAGTTTCAAGATACATAATGACCTGGGAACTATGATTGGTTGAGACGGTCCGTGAGGTTTGGGATTGAAATCTCCATCAGGATGATGTCTTTTgttccctctctgtgtctcttcaGGGCTGGGATGTTTGTGTGCAAGTTCTTTGAGGGTCGTGTCCCCGAGATGGAGCTCAATGATGATGATAAAAGGCTGCTGGCTCAAGCCACCTGGGAGCTGAGACAATACCTGCAGTTGCTGGAGAAAGTCAGGTAAGAGGCAGGGCAGGAGAGACACTAGACCAGGAGTTGTCAAGCAGGGCTCTTGAGCACAATTTTCAGGTAACAGCCCTGTTTACAGTTGCCCATATCTTCTGGATGGTTTTTTGGAAATCCAAATCGAGATCAACTCCTTTAACTGATTTTGAGTCTTCTGTTTGGCATGAAATAAAACTTGCGCTGTCTGTCGCTCGCGTGTGTTTTCAGAATCCGCGATGCTCTCAAGTGCATCCTGAACATCTCTCGCCATGGCAACCAGTACATCCAGGCCAACGAGCCCTGGAAACGGATCAAAGGGACCGACGCGGACAGGCAAGTGGAATTTGCACATCAACAGGCTGGCCCTTGATTACCCCTCTGTTTGGGTATGAGGATCTGTGGACGGCTCTCGAAATAATTTGAATCTGGTTAAATAGACACGAACTACCTAAATACATAATGCATTTCAAAAGGGGTGTGTACCGTGTATGCAGAAGTATGGATTCCCTGGGGGTGTTAGATACCCCATCAATCATTTAGCTGAATCTACTGTAACTGGGTAATTAAATACTTAATGTCTCGACAAGTCTGTTACTACTGCAATTCCTTGGTCAGTTCTCCTAATCAGAGTGTGATATTATATTGTCAGTGATGTATGATTAATGGCACACCCTGTAATAATGACTGTCTCTACTTGTGGGTACAAAGTTTATTGAGAGTTGCGGTTATGCTGTGATGTctctacttttaaaatgtttgcttgcATCTAGTAAAGCGCGTCTGGCTGCCGAAACTCGGTCAGGGCATTGTTGAGCCGCGCTGATGCCCGTGTTCTCCAATCACAGGAAGCGAGCGGGCACGGTGACTGGCGTGGCAGTGAACATGGCGTGCCTGCTGTCCATCATGCTGCAGCCCTACATGCCCAGAGTCAGCGCCTCAATCCAGGAGCAGCTGCTGGCACCGCCGCAGTGCAACGTGCTGACGGAGGAGTTTGTGTGCATCCTGCCCAGCGGGCACCAGATCGGAGCGGTGAGTGGCGCGCTTGCTTTCCGTTGCATTTCGAAAGCctcgttttttggttttttttttaaagatttgtttgtttgaatttctCCCGTTCACTTCGCAGGTTAGCCCTCTGTTCCAAAAGCTGGAGACAGACCAGATTGAGTCTTGGAGGAAGCGTTTTGGAGGGCAGCAGGTAAAGCAGCTCTTGTTTCGTTTTTATGGGATACGTCCGCTTTGTTTCCCTGCAGTTCTTTGTAAAGAGGCTACACAATTCTCTTGAGCTGCCCCAGTACTGTTCctctcaccctcctctttctctgctcTGTTTCTAGCCAGATGAAGGCTCTGCAAACCAGGTAAACTGCTCGGTCCTACACTGTGTTCTTATTGCCTGTCCTTTGCTCTGTTTTTGGATTGGCCAATTAACGCTAAACACTAttaacttttgtgtgtgtgtgttctgatttTGCATGTGTCTGCAGTACTGCTTATTGAATTGTGATCAGTCGtggtattaacatttaaaaatatttccagatatctggaaaaacaactttttaaaattgtgacAAAACTTGCTATCAATGGTCAAGCTAAATGGTATCGGATCGTGATTATATATGAAGGTGTCTGTCCGTCTGTATGtcatacttacatttttaaatgtatcctgCATGCATAGCTATTCCACagactgtaaatcagtcattttaaataCCTTTCCCATGATGCCTAATTACATTTAGCTCTTAATATCACTTCTTCAGCTTTCAGCTATTCACTGCATACTTCTTATTCTGTTCATACTGATGATATGGCCCTCAGCTTCATACTGTTCGCTCTAATTTCGATTCTACAGACGTGGCGGGGATGTATGTTTCTGACAgttgttttttcttgtatttAGTCAAAGACTGAAGCCAAGCCAGCCGCTGAGACGAAAGCTGCTGTCGCTGAGGATGCTGGGAAAGACGCAGATCCACAGAGAGCGAAGCAGCTGGCAGAGGAAGTGACGAAACAGGCGAGTCAGAGCAAAGCAAACGGAAACTTGAGCCAAAGTGGCAgaacactagatggcgctggctcctACTTCTATAAAGATATACCGATCTAGCCTTCATTacgtatgtctatggcaggcaattaGAAGAGCAGCTTCTGTATTTGAGAAACTGCAGTAAGAACCACAGAGAATAACTACAATCTAAAAAAGTTACCTCTTAATACGTCTGTATAAACTTACTGTAGATACATAAATAATCCTTACATGTTGCATATATCTAAATTACCATTTATCCAATTCTTATTAAACTTTGTACGGCCATTTTTATTCAGTTAAGATTATCAGAATATCAGGACATATATACTTTTTAACAACCCAGATTGCGCTAACGTTGCATTTACTGGTGAGATATGTATGGTGTTGATACAGGGATGgaactcttattgcatagcagtttcacctattccagattttactacaaGCCTGATTAGCTAcagtgagtcttattaaactcatagtaaaaacaggaatggatcaaactgctgtgcaatgagtcttgtttccatccctgtatataCTAGATACATTTCTTGTTGTATGAGATCCACAGAGGCTCGGTTGTGGttaaagggcttgataccaggaggttcccggctCAGACattgactcgctgtgtgtgaccctgagcaagtcactgaacctccttgtgctccgtccttcgggtggATAATTCATTCGTAATAATAATTTGGTTGGTGTTCCAGGGGGAGGTGGTGCGCGAGCTAAAGGCACAGAAGGCGGAGAAGGCAGTGATTGGGGCTGCGGTGACCAAACTGCTGGAGCTGAAGAAGCAGCTGATCCTGGCTGAAGGAAAGACCCCCGAAGCCCCAGCACAGAAAGGGAAAAAGAAGAAGTGAGAGCCAGACTCTCCCGGCTTCAAGATTTTAAACATCAGTACCGCAGCGAGAACAGCCCCGCTCTGCTGAAACACGAacctctttctgtgtgtgtgtgtgtatgtgatggGTTGTAGCGTTGTGACATTTGAGTGCGATCAATAAAAGTCTATTTCAGAGACTGCCAAACTGTTTCTTGGCGTGAaagttaaaacatgatttaagatAATCATGAAAGTGTGTAAAAGAGAAACTACATCTTCATTGTTCTCCAACTACAGGGTGATTGGAAAGTAACgtcaatgatatggtgcgttgatgtggtaaacttactttctaatcaccctgtgtatCCACTACCTTACTGTGTCCATCATTATTTGAAATACTTTTATAGAATACTTGCTGAAGCCTACATTTTTATTCACAATACATTGGGTTGACAGTGGGATGTAGGATTGTGTGTTTGGGTTAAGGAATGGGGTAGAGTTATATAGAAATAGTTGGACAGtatggggttaaaaaaaaagtaaacggTACACTAGTAAGCGTTTTAAATAAAGTCCATTGTCTTTAATTCTGTCTAGTTTCTTTCAGCAATACTGCATTTTTGGCTTCAACCGCTGTAGATCTGTTTTGATTATTCATAGATTAAtgtgaacacattttaaagactgtcaaacatatttttattaaaataaacaagcat is a genomic window containing:
- the LOC117967080 gene encoding methionine--tRNA ligase, cytoplasmic-like isoform X2, whose product is MRLFLTEGNPHCLKAVAAVELTGSRCELQFVGVEERVVPFLAHSKLPCLQLDNGNYLFSTNAICQYLFTLRGKEPSDLTNQWLEWEGTELQTALSGALYMVVVQGKREEAAGALQKKCAYIDQSLMKRSCPFLAADAITVADIVLWGALYPLLSDSTFLPGDLKALRSWFERVCAVAACRKAVELILKGKGLQALKPYLQKQPAPSQRAETPASNEPEGGESADRVLTEEEIGAAAESWSKGLSAWPKPKPIEHPVLPQPNEKNVLITSALPYVNNVPHLGNIIGCVLSADVFARFCRLRNWTTLFVCGTDEYGTATETKALEEGLSPQQICDKYHAVHAHIYQWFGISFDHFGRTTTQRQTEISQDIFRRLLDRDFLLQDTVEQLRCESCQKFLADRFVEGTCPFCNYEEARGDQCDKCGKLINATELKNPQCKICKGTPVVKSSKHLFLDLPKLEARLVKWLEDSMVSGNWTPNARFIARSWIRDGLKPRCITRDLKWGIPVPLEEFKDKVFYVWFDAPIGYLSITANYTDQWERWWKNPEQVQLYNFMAKDNVPFHSVVFPCSLLGAEDNYTLVNHLIATEYLNYEDGKFSKSRGVGVFGDMAKETGIPADIWRFYLLFIRPEGQDSSFSWSDLLLKNNSELLNNLGNFINRAGMFVCKFFEGRVPEMELNDDDKRLLAQATWELRQYLQLLEKVRIRDALKCILNISRHGNQYIQANEPWKRIKGTDADRQRAGTVTGVAVNMACLLSIMLQPYMPRVSASIQEQLLAPPQCNVLTEEFVCILPSGHQIGAVSPLFQKLETDQIESWRKRFGGQQSKTEAKPAAETKAAVAEDAGKDADPQRAKQLAEEVTKQGEVVRELKAQKAEKAVIGAAVTKLLELKKQLILAEGKTPEAPAQKGKKKK
- the LOC117967080 gene encoding methionine--tRNA ligase, cytoplasmic-like isoform X1; its protein translation is MRLFLTEGNPHCLKAVAAVELTGSRCELQFVGVEERVVPFLAHSKLPCLQLDNGNYLFSTNAICQYLFTLRGKEPSDLTNQWLEWEGTELQTALSGALYMVVVQGKREEAAGALQKKCAYIDQSLMKRSCPFLAADAITVADIVLWGALYPLLSDSTFLPGDLKALRSWFERVCAVAACRKAVELILKGKGLQALKPYLQKQPAPSQRAETPASNEPEGGESADRVLTEEEIGAAAESWSKGLSAWPKPKPIEHPVLPQPNEKNVLITSALPYVNNVPHLGNIIGCVLSADVFARFCRLRNWTTLFVCGTDEYGTATETKALEEGLSPQQICDKYHAVHAHIYQWFGISFDHFGRTTTQRQTEISQDIFRRLLDRDFLLQDTVEQLRCESCQKFLADRFVEGTCPFCNYEEARGDQCDKCGKLINATELKNPQCKICKGTPVVKSSKHLFLDLPKLEARLVKWLEDSMVSGNWTPNARFIARSWIRDGLKPRCITRDLKWGIPVPLEEFKDKVFYVWFDAPIGYLSITANYTDQWERWWKNPEQVQLYNFMAKDNVPFHSVVFPCSLLGAEDNYTLVNHLIATEYLNYEDGKFSKSRGVGVFGDMAKETGIPADIWRFYLLFIRPEGQDSSFSWSDLLLKNNSELLNNLGNFINRAGMFVCKFFEGRVPEMELNDDDKRLLAQATWELRQYLQLLEKVRIRDALKCILNISRHGNQYIQANEPWKRIKGTDADRQRAGTVTGVAVNMACLLSIMLQPYMPRVSASIQEQLLAPPQCNVLTEEFVCILPSGHQIGAVSPLFQKLETDQIESWRKRFGGQQPDEGSANQSKTEAKPAAETKAAVAEDAGKDADPQRAKQLAEEVTKQGEVVRELKAQKAEKAVIGAAVTKLLELKKQLILAEGKTPEAPAQKGKKKK